One stretch of Sebastes umbrosus isolate fSebUmb1 chromosome 5, fSebUmb1.pri, whole genome shotgun sequence DNA includes these proteins:
- the pex11g gene encoding peroxisomal membrane protein 11C produces MQPSVESLVRLLESYRGRDKVIRTVCYGSQLVGGVLSRKAETDLSYQRLGKRLLLFSAQLSQCRTVLRLFDDLSMLTYSQSYGFGGGEEDAGVRLISVLTNVADQLYYPCEHIAWAADAELIKVKSDKWWLLSTVLWGSSLLLGILRSLRVLLLLKKKLETYERDEGGNSRSQLHREMRGEVLSILSSMADLSNAIHWMPPGFLWAGRFPNWLVGLMGTISSLIGLIQMNAGDSDETDSA; encoded by the exons atgcagcCTTCTGTGGAGTCTCTGGTCCGACTGCTGGAGTCATACAGAGGAAGAGATAAAGTT ATACGGACGGTCTGTTATGGCTCGCAGCTGGTCGGAGGAGTTCTTTCCCGGAAAGCAGAAACCGACCTTTCATACCAGCGGCTCGGGAAACGTCTGCTGCTGTTTTCTGCTCAGCTCAGCCAATGCCGGACGGTGCTGAGGTTGTTTGATGATCTGTCCATGTTGACGTACTCCCAAAGCTATGGGTTTGGAGGCGGG GAGGAGGACGCGGGTGTGCGCCTGATATCGGTGCTGACCAACGTGGCCGACCAGCTCTACTACCCCTGTGAACACATCGCCTGGGCTGCTGACGCTGAGCTCATCAAAgtgaagtctgataaatggTGGCTGTTGAGCACGGTGCTGTGGGGCAGCTCGCTGCTGCTGGGAATACTCAG ATCGCTCCGAGTTCTGCTGCTCCTGAAGAAGAAGCTGGAGACATATGAGAGGGATGAAGGTGGCAACAG TCGCTCTCAGCTCCACAGAGAGATGCGAGGAGAGGTTCTCTCCATCCTCAGCAGCATGGCTGACCTCAGTAATGCCATTCACTGGATGCCACCAGGTTTCCTGTGGGCGGGACGGTTCCCAAACTGGCTGGTGGGGCTGATGGGCACCATCtcgtctctgattggtttgATCCAGATGAACGCCGGAGACAGCGATGAGACAGACAGTGCATAG
- the si:ch73-40i7.5 gene encoding amyloid-beta A4 precursor protein-binding family A member 3: protein MDSDICPADQSDSLCPVTVDGASEVEVSRRTAAAPPGSEVEDVDSYNLNEPPPLDWRSDSSSDAGSADDLDDPSFPPSVDSLDKASPGEPLLLPLDVSDTMAPLDVNQQELVGNIAEPVQDIEVELEEEDGAVEEVEDVEEYHENVTLSDVENRVSKEEVEVTNRRSGDEDHSRIHTLLSKLQLMGEEPHPSRQTPPHLAQQQYSSQSELEACAPSLITDDSTETTGLLFSESHQRDLMGLLQFTEISATPSPTSPHPRGDVDAVVSVSYSQEDAQMFWGHYGNGKKQRQRHREDSIASLPDDEYPEPVWMKLGEEPPEEDEAAAENEQSVDHPSYKDVPGPCDPEDLLDGVIFGSKYLGSTQIKSEKNPSTNARMTQAQEAVDRIKAPEGESQPMTEVDLFISTQRIKVLTNDTQEAMMDHALQMISYIADIGNIVVLMARRKRKGQDGDSSSSSSGPQKKYLMICHVFSSDDAQVIAQAIGQAFGVAYQQFLQASGIKASDLRPGEYSDYLESQELYNGDLAHFSDSQNIRDVAITKAPGEILGLAVVESGWGSILPTVVVANLLHGGPAERCGELSIGDRIMSVNSTSLVGLPITTCQNIIRDLKSQKYVKLSIVHCPPVTMAIIRRPDPKFQLGFSVEDGIICSLMRGGIAERGGIRVGHRIIEINGQSVVATTHDKIIQILTNAVGEIHLKTMPASTYRLLTGQEQPVFL, encoded by the exons ATGGACTCAGACATCTGCCCTGCTGATCAGTCGGACTCCTTGTGCCCTGTCACTGTCGATGGAGCCTCTGAGGTTGAGGTCAGCAGACGGACTGCGGCAGCTCCGCCTGGTTCAGAGGTGGAGGATGTGGACTCCTACAACCTGAACGAGCCTCCTCCGTTAGACTGGAGGTCTGACTCCTCCAGTGACGCGGGCTCAGCAGATGACCTGGATGACCCCAGCTTTCCTCCCTCTGTTGACAGTCTGGACAAGGCCAGTCCGGGTGAGCCCCTGCTACTACCATTAGACGTGAGTGACACTATGGCTCCACTCGATGTGAACCAGCAGGAGCTTGTGGGAAATATTGCAGAGCCAGTCCAGGATATTGAGGTGGAATTGGAAGAAGAGGATGGAGCAGTTGAGGAAGTTGAAGATGTTGAGGAATACCATGAAAATGTAACCTTAAGTGATGTGGAGAATAGGGTCAGtaaagaggaggtggaggtaaCTAACAGGAGATCAGGTGATGAAGACCACAGCCGCATCCACACTCTGCTCAGCAAACTCCAGTTGATGGGGGAAGAGCCTCATCCCAGCCGCCAGACACCACCTCACCTCGCCCAGCAGCAGTACTCCAGCCAGTCTGAGCTGGAAGCGTGTGCTCCCTCCCTAATAACAGATGACAGCACTGAAACCACCGGGCTGCTGTTCTCTGAGAGCCACCAGAGAGACCTGATGGGGCTGCTGCAGTTCACAGAGATCAGCGCTACACCCAGTCCCACCTCTCCGCACCCCAGAGGAGATGTGGACGCTGTAGTATCCGTTTCCTACAGTCAGGAGGACGCTCAAATGTTCTGGGGGCATTATGGGAATGGTAAAAAGCAGCGGCAGCGACACAGGGAGGACTCCATCGCCTCCCTGCCAGATGATGAGTATCCTGAGCCAGTGTGGATGAAGCTGGGCGAGGAGCCTCCAGAGGAAGACGAGGCTGCTGCAGAGAACGAGCAG AGTGTAGATCATCCCTCATATAAAGACG TGCCCGGTCCGTGTGACCCTGAAGACCTGTTGGATGGCGTGATATTTGGTTCCAAGTACTTGGGCTCCACTCAGATCAAATCAGAGAAGAACCCGTCTACAAACGCCCGCATGACGCAGGCGCAGGAGGCAGTGGACCGCATTAAG GCTCCAGAGGGAGAGTCCCAGCCAATGACAGAGGTGGATCTGTTCATCTCAACCCAGCGAATCAAAGTCCTCACTAATGACACTCAG GAAGCCATGATGGATCACGCTCTGCAGATGATCTCTTACATTGCAGACATTGGTAACATTGTGGTCCTGATGGCACGAAGGAAACGTAAAGGGCAGGATGGtgactcttcctcttcctcatccggGCCACAGAAGAAGTACTTAATGATCTGCCATGTCTTCTCCTCTGACGAT gCTCAGGTCATAGCCCAGGCTATCGGCCAGGCGTTCGGAGTGGCGTACCAGCAGTTTCTTCAGGCCAGCGGCATCAAGGCCAGCGATCTGAGGCCTGGCGAGTACAGCGACTACCTGGAAAGTCAGGAGCTCTATAACGGAGACCTGGCCCACTTCTCTGACTCTCAGAACATCCGAGAC GTCGCCATCACCAAGGCTCCTGGAGAGATCTTGGGCTTGGCGGTCGTGGAGTCGGGCTGGGGCTCCATCCTGCCCACAGTGGTGGTGGCCAACCTCCTTCATGGAGGTCCTGCCGAGCGCTGCGGCGAGCTCAGCATCGGGGACCGCATCATGTCCGTAAACAGCACCAGCCTTGTGGGTCTGCCCATCACCACCTGCCAGAACATCATCCGG GACTTAAAAAGCCAAAAGTATGTGAAGCTCAGCATCGTTCATTGCCCGCCAGTCACCATGGCGATTATAAGGAGGCCAGATCCCAAGTTTCAGCTGGGCTTCAGTGTGGAGGACGGCATT ATCTGCAGTCTGATGCGGGGCGGTatagcagagagaggaggcatTCGTGTTGGGCATCGCATCATTGAAATCAACGGGCAGAGTGTCGTCGCCACAACGCACGACAAGATCATTCAGATCCTGACCAATGCTGTCGGAGAG ATTCACTTGAAGACCATGCCAGCCTCAACATATCGACTCTTAACAGGACAAGAGCAGCCAGTGTTTCTTTGA